In the genome of Aureimonas sp. OT7, one region contains:
- a CDS encoding TIGR02301 family protein, translating into MMKSLRDALPVLFVVLALAGPGEAQEAAPAPAAPAPYMKPLERLSTILGSVHYLRSLCGADDAESWRERMNALLETQKPSESERRILVAHFNGGYRAFESTYRRCTPSAELAVDRYLKEGAKLSTEIASRYGT; encoded by the coding sequence ATGATGAAAAGCCTACGCGATGCCCTCCCCGTCCTCTTCGTCGTGCTTGCGCTTGCGGGTCCGGGCGAGGCGCAGGAAGCCGCACCAGCGCCGGCCGCGCCGGCCCCCTACATGAAGCCGCTGGAGCGGCTGTCGACCATCCTGGGCTCGGTCCACTATCTGCGCAGCCTGTGCGGCGCCGACGACGCCGAAAGCTGGCGTGAGCGCATGAACGCCCTCCTGGAGACGCAGAAGCCGAGCGAAAGCGAACGGCGGATCCTCGTCGCTCATTTCAACGGCGGCTATCGTGCCTTCGAATCCACCTATCGGCGGTGCACGCCCTCCGCGGAACTGGCCGTCGACCGCTACCTCAAAGAGGGAGCGAAGCTTTCGACGGAGATCGCATCGCGCTACGGCACATGA
- a CDS encoding NUDIX hydrolase: protein MTPRLAVSACLFDREGRVLLVKRRNEPYAGRWSLPGGRVEAGETLAGAVHREVLEETGIVAGSLTLLCKITAGEGQRTFEISVFFGTVDRPAQAGGDAVATAFVQRAALARLAETEDTTPDLIKIVTMAQQRHREADGTLASGGS, encoded by the coding sequence ATGACGCCGCGCCTTGCCGTATCCGCCTGTCTCTTCGACCGAGAGGGCCGCGTTCTCCTGGTAAAACGCCGCAACGAACCCTATGCCGGGCGCTGGAGCCTGCCGGGTGGACGCGTCGAGGCCGGCGAGACCCTGGCCGGGGCGGTCCACCGCGAAGTGCTGGAGGAAACGGGGATCGTTGCCGGCTCCCTGACCCTTTTGTGCAAAATCACGGCGGGCGAAGGGCAACGGACGTTCGAGATTTCGGTATTCTTCGGAACGGTCGATCGGCCGGCCCAGGCGGGCGGGGATGCAGTGGCAACCGCGTTCGTGCAACGGGCCGCCCTCGCCCGGCTGGCCGAAACTGAGGACACGACACCGGATCTGATCAAGATCGTAACCATGGCGCAACAAAGACATCGGGAGGCTGACGGCACGCTTGCCAGCGGCGGGTCGTAA
- a CDS encoding SOS response-associated peptidase, with product MPLLFNARSETAAVRNAFRPALTHRRCIVPASGFYEWHKQGTGKSIPYFVRPTDRQVFGFAAIMETYLAPDGSEIDTVAILTRAAAGPLADIHPREPVTLRRNTEQLWLDCRHVAPDALQRVFEDAQGMDWQIDAISDRVNSAADMSPDIQRPRPTPEPPAQGRLAF from the coding sequence ATGCCGCTTCTGTTCAACGCGCGCTCGGAAACGGCCGCCGTTCGGAATGCCTTCCGGCCGGCATTGACTCACCGGCGGTGCATCGTGCCGGCAAGCGGCTTCTACGAGTGGCACAAGCAGGGGACCGGAAAGTCGATCCCCTATTTCGTCCGGCCGACCGACCGGCAGGTCTTCGGCTTCGCCGCCATCATGGAAACCTACCTCGCCCCCGATGGCAGCGAAATCGACACCGTTGCCATCCTGACGCGTGCCGCCGCGGGGCCGTTGGCCGATATCCACCCGCGCGAGCCCGTAACGCTGAGGCGCAATACCGAGCAGCTCTGGCTGGATTGCCGCCACGTGGCGCCGGATGCGCTGCAGCGCGTATTCGAAGACGCCCAGGGCATGGATTGGCAGATCGACGCGATCTCCGATCGCGTCAACTCGGCTGCGGACATGTCGCCGGATATCCAGCGGCCGCGCCCGACGCCGGAGCCGCCCGCGCAGGGGCGACTGGCATTCTGA